From Pongo pygmaeus isolate AG05252 chromosome 2, NHGRI_mPonPyg2-v2.0_pri, whole genome shotgun sequence, a single genomic window includes:
- the FEZF2 gene encoding fez family zinc finger protein 2: protein MASSASLETMVPPACPRAGASPATSKTLAFSIERIMAKTSEPRAPFEPRPGALEADSSQGKKLLNLCSPLPCMIPLQPLGYEVPSKTLLSYSELWKSSLRAGGGGGGGGGGGGGGGGGAPVCGASGLCKTNCGVCCKAELGLAPSALPAGRVIKPQVINQAVGLPASGSLYYFNYLDSTAYPPSELLSGHLFPSGLLNAQAPAALAAHPKLFLLENAKLAGLAADKFPHQAPYPHKERLPAPLEQVLKENSALTAERGGVKGHSKLPGGSADGKPKNFTCEVCGKVFNAHYNLTRHMPVHTGARPFVCKVCGKGFRQASTLCRHKIIHTQEKPHKCNQCGKAFNRSSTLNTHIRIHAGYKPFVCEFCGKGFHQKGNYKNHKLTHSGEKQYKCTICNKAFHQVYNLTFHMHTHNDKKPFTCATCGKGFCRNFDLKKHVRKLHDSVGPAAPSAKDLTRTVQS from the exons ATGGCAAGCTCGGCTTCCCTGGAGACCATGGTGCCCCCGGCCTGCCCGCGCGCCGGAGCGTCGCCGGCCACTTCCAAGACACTGGCCTTTTCCATCGAGCGCATCATGGCCAAGACGTCGGAGCCCCGCGCGCCCTTTGAGCCCCGGCCTGGAGCGCTAGAGGCGGACAGCAGCCAGGGCAAGAAACTGCTCAACCTCTGCTCGCCGCTGCCCTGTATGATCCCCCTCCAGCCCCTAGGCTACGAGGTGCCGTCAAAGACACTGCTCAGTTACTCGGAGCTCTGGAAAAGCAGCCTCCGGGCGggcggcggcggaggcggcggcggcggtggcggcggcggcggcggcgggggggCCCCAGTGTGCGGCGCCAGCGGCTTGTGCAAAACCAACTGTGGCGTGTGCTGCAAGGCCGAGCTGGGCCTGGCGCCGTCTGCGCTGCCCGCGGGCAGGGTCATCAAGCCGCAGGTCATCAACCAGGCTGTGGGGCTGCCGGCCAGCGGCTCGCTCTACTACTTCAACTACCTGGACTCGACCGCGTACCCGCCGTCTGAGCTCCTCAGCGGCCACCTCTTTCCATCTGGCCTCCTCAATGCGCAGGCCCCCGCCGCCCTGGCTGCTCACCCCAAGCTCTTTCTGCTTGAGAACGCCAAGCTGGCCGGCCTGGCTGCGGACAAGTTCCCCCATCAGGCTCCCTATCCCCATAAGGAGCGCTTGCCGGCGCCGCTGGAGCAGGTACTGAAGGAGAACTCGGCCCTGACTGCCGAGCGCGGAGGCGTCAAGGGCCACAGCAAGCTGCCAGGGGGCTCCGCAGATGGCAAGCCCAAAAACTTCACCTGCGAGGTGTGCGGCAAG GTGTTTAACGCTCACTATAATCTCACCCGCCACATGCCGGTCCACACCGGAGCCAGACCGTTCGTGTGCAAAGTCTGCGGCAAAGGCTTTCGCCAGGCCAGCACGCTCTGCAGGCACAAAATTATCCACACCCAG GAAAAGCCACATAAATGCAACCAGTGCGGCAAAGCGTTCAACCGCAGCTCCACGCTCAACACGCATATCCGCATCCATGCGGGCTACAAGCCCTTCGTCTGCGAATTTTGCGGCAAAGGCTTTCACCAAAAAG GGAACTACAAAAACCACAAGCTGACCCACAGCGGCGAGAAGCAGTACAAATGTACCATCTGCAACAAGGCCTTCCACCAGGTCTACAACCTAACCTTCCATATGCACACCCACAACGACAAGAAGCCTTTCACGTGCGCCACTTGCGGCAAAGGGTTTTGCAGAAACTTTGACTTAAAGAAACATGTGCGCAAACTCCACGACAGCGTGGGCCCTGCTGCCCCCTCCGCAAAGGACCTGACTAGGACAGTGCAGAGCTGA